The Bradyrhizobium diazoefficiens genome contains the following window.
CGAACGTCCATCCGGCGACCGTCGCCGCCACCATCGCAATGCTCGATCACATGCTCGACGGGCGGCTGATCTTCGGCATCAGCCCGGGCGGCCTGCTCTCGGACGCGGAATTGTTTGGCACGCTCGAGCTCGATCGCAACGCCATGTTCCTCGAGGCGATCAACCAGGTCCTGCAAATCTGGGCGAGCGAGCCGCCCTACAATATCGCGGGCCAGTTCTGGAATATCACGACCGAGAAGACGCTGATGGCCGATATCGGCCAGGGCTTCATCGCCGGCCCCCTGCAGCGGCCGCATCCGCCGATCGTCGTCACCGCCGTCGCACCGTTCTCCAAGGGCGTCACCGAGGCCGCCGCGCGCGGCTGGGATCCGATCTCCGCCAATTTCCTGATGCCGATGTGGGTGAAGAGCCACTGGCCGAAATATGTCGAGGGCTGCGAGCGCGTCGGCAGGACCGTCGATTTCAATAACTGGCGGGTGGCCAAGAGCGTGTTCGTGGCGAGCGACATGGCGACCGCCAGGGCCTATGCCACCGATCCCGACAGTCCTTACGTGTATTACTACCACTCGCTCTTCACCAAGCTGAAGCGCAACGGCCGCATCGAGCTGTTCAAGACGCGGCGCGACCAGCCGGATGACGAGGTCACGCTCGAATCCGTCTGCGACAAGCTGATCATCTATGGCACGCCCGACAGCGTGGCCGACCAGATCCTGGCGCTTCAGGAGGAGGTCGGGCAATTCGGCACACTGCTCTACGCCGGCAAGGATTGGCGCGACCGCGAGCTCGGACGCCGCTCGATGATCCTGATGGCAGAGCAGGTGATGCCGCGCGTCACCGCCGGCACAAGATAGTTTCAGACCTCAGCACGAAGGAGGCTCACGATGGCCCTCAGTGACCGCATTCCGTATCAGGCCCTGATTGACCGGCCGAAGCTGAAGCTGCCGAACGGCAAGCGCCTCGCGGTGTGGGTGATCCTCAATGTCGAGGAATGGCGGATCGAGAACGCGATGCCGCGCGTCTTGCTGAGCCCGCCGATGGGACAGCCGCTGCTGCCCGACGTTCCGAACTGGTCATGGCACGAATACGGCATGCGCGCCGGCTTCTGGCGCCAATTCAAGGCGCTGACGGATCGCAACATGAAGGTCACGCTGGCCGCCAATGCCGATGTCTGCAACGCCTATCCGCGCGTCGCTTCCGCCGCGCGCGAGGCCGGCTTCGAGTTCATGGGCCACGGCTTCATGCAAGAACCAATGCACAGGCTTCCCGACCAGGCCGATGCGATCAAGCGCGCGGTCGAGACCATCGCAGAATTTACCGGCTTCGCACCGCGTTCGTGGGAGTCTCCGGGACTGACCGAGACCGAAGAGACGCTCGACCTGCTGCGCCTCAACGGCATCGACTATGTCGCCGACTGGGTGATCGACGATCTGCCGCAGGACATCGCAACCCCGCATGGCACCATCACGACCATCCCCTATACGGTCGAGACCAACGACATCGTCGTCCACGCGCTCCAGCATCTGCCGTCCGACCAGTTTTTGAAGCGCGGCATCGATCAATTCGACCGGCTTTATCTCGAAGGCGCCGACAATGCGCGGGTGATGGCGATCTCGATCCATCCCTACATCACCGGCGTGCCGCACCGGATCAAATATCTCGAACAGCTGCTCGACTACGTCATCGGCCACGACGGCGTCGCATTGATGACGGCGAGCGAGATCGGCGACTGGTACCGCGCCGAGATGAAAAAGATAAGCCCCGGCGGTTAGGCCGGGGCTTCGGGATTTCGAGCGTCGCTTGGGACGGCTCAGTATTTCGCAAGCACCGGGCCGCCTGCGAACTCGTAGCTCAGCCTTGCGCGGACCGTGTCGGTCTTGAAGTCGTTTGCGTTGACAGTGAAATTACAGTCCGACGCTGTACAGCCGGGGCTGCCAAATCCTGTCGCGCCGAACGACCGCGATTGCAGCTCCATATGGAGATATTCGACGCCAACGATCCAGTTGCGATTCAACTTCCATTCGGCGCCCGCACCGGCGACCCAACCAACCCGGTTCGATCTGTCGAAACCAGCGACGAACTGGCTGGCCGGTGGAACGAAGCTGGCCGTCCAGGAACTCGCGACCGAACCGTAGGCCACGCCACCGGTGCCATAAAGCAGAAGGTTAGGCATCGCGAGGAAGCCGAGCCGGCCTCGGGTGGTTCCAAACCATTCGAGCTTCGCGCTCGCCGCGCCGTTGTAAGCGACAAATCCGGTTCCGAGGTTGGTCAGAGCGACCGATGGAGCGGACTTTACATCCGTCCACTGAATGTCGGTCTCAACACCGACAACGAATGACCTCACCTGCCAGTTGTAACCCAGTTGCCCGCCGACTTCGCCGCTTGTGCCGGTGTTGCGGCCATGATCGCGCGGGCAGGCGCCGGCGCCGAAGCACGGGCCCCAAAAAGCTGTCGTGCCAGGGTCTGCGGGCGTGGCGGTCAAATGATTGCTCCCCCAGATTCCTCCAGCGTTGAGGCCCAGGTAAAAGCCGGTCCAGCTATCGACCACTGGTGGAGGCGGCAGCGCCTTGACGGCCATGTCCGCGGCCGAAGCGGCCCCAAGGCCAGCCACCAACATCAATGATGCTAAAATCGAGGTCAGTCGCAACTGCATGGAAGTGCCCTCCAACCAGTCAAACCAAAATCAATATGTCCAAATGTTACACCGCGCGGCGCGAATCCCCGACGACAACCTCCTCAATCAGGCCTGCAGATCGTCGTTTTCTCCGGGAACGTTGCAGTATTGCGACAATATCCCCTCGAATCAGGCACGTTTGTTCCCGCATCGGAACCGTCGGTCGGGAATATCGGCCTCGCCGCGACATCAACTCCTGTCGTCGGCTCAACCTTAGACCGGATCGAACGCGCGGATCGGCGGCAGATTGCCGGTGAACTTTTCCACCTCTACCGTCGTAAGCTGGCCAGTGCAGCCCTGCGCGAAGGACGAGGTGCCGATGTCGCGCGTGAGCACGTTCGGATTGCCGTGGACGCAGAGCGGCGCCTCGTCTTCGGGGTCCATCGGATCGTACCAGGCTCCGGTCGGAAGCTGCACGACGCCGGGCGCGATGCCATCGGTGACGTTCACCGCGGCAAGGCAGGCGCCGCGTTCATTGAACAGGCGGATGATATCCCCGTCCTTGATGCCTCGCGCATCGGCGTCGCGCAAGTTCATGCGCGCGACCTCGCGTCCGCGATGTTTCGCTCCTTGCGAATGTCCGCCGAAATCGAGCTGGCTGTGCAGCCGCGTCATCGGCTGGTTGGCGACGAGAAAGCATGGCGCGCCGGGCTTGGGCATGTCGGTCTTGTCGAGCCAGACCGGATGGCCCGGACAATCGGCGTCGCCATGACCGGCGATCTTCGCGGAGTAAATCTCGATGCGTCCGCTTGGCGTCGGCAAGGGATGCGCGACCGGATCCTCACGGAAACTGCGCAGCCGACCGCCATCGTCGGGCTGCTGCGGCACGACCAGGCTGCCGCGCTGCCAGAATTCCTCGAAGCTGGGGGCTTCGAGCCCGCGCTTGGCGAGTGAGGCGCGCGTCGGCTCGTAGAGATGCTCCAGCCATTCCCTTGACGTGCGCCCTTCGGTGAAGGGTTCGCGGGCACCGAGGCGATCGGCGAGATCGGCAAAGATCTCGTAGTCGTCACGCGCAAGGCCAAACGGCTCGGCGATCCGGTGCATCGCGACCATCAAGGGATCGTTGGTGGAATAGCCGATGTCCTCGCGCTCGAGCGTCATGGTCGAGGGCAGCACGATGTCGGCGTGCCGCGCGGTCGCGGTCCAGGCGAGCTCGTGCACCACCAGCGTGTCCACTTTCGCGAACGCCTTGCGCAGGCGATTGATGTCCTGATGGTGATGGAAGGGATTGCCGCCGGCCCAATAGACCAGGCGAATGTCCGGATAGGTGCGCGTCTCGCCATTGTAG
Protein-coding sequences here:
- a CDS encoding LLM class flavin-dependent oxidoreductase → MKLGFFTMPIHPLDKDWRQSLQEDREAFLLADELGFSEAYVGEHVTDRAENITSCIAFLAWIAAATKQIKLGTGTVNMPNVHPATVAATIAMLDHMLDGRLIFGISPGGLLSDAELFGTLELDRNAMFLEAINQVLQIWASEPPYNIAGQFWNITTEKTLMADIGQGFIAGPLQRPHPPIVVTAVAPFSKGVTEAAARGWDPISANFLMPMWVKSHWPKYVEGCERVGRTVDFNNWRVAKSVFVASDMATARAYATDPDSPYVYYYHSLFTKLKRNGRIELFKTRRDQPDDEVTLESVCDKLIIYGTPDSVADQILALQEEVGQFGTLLYAGKDWRDRELGRRSMILMAEQVMPRVTAGTR
- a CDS encoding polysaccharide deacetylase family protein, with the translated sequence MALSDRIPYQALIDRPKLKLPNGKRLAVWVILNVEEWRIENAMPRVLLSPPMGQPLLPDVPNWSWHEYGMRAGFWRQFKALTDRNMKVTLAANADVCNAYPRVASAAREAGFEFMGHGFMQEPMHRLPDQADAIKRAVETIAEFTGFAPRSWESPGLTETEETLDLLRLNGIDYVADWVIDDLPQDIATPHGTITTIPYTVETNDIVVHALQHLPSDQFLKRGIDQFDRLYLEGADNARVMAISIHPYITGVPHRIKYLEQLLDYVIGHDGVALMTASEIGDWYRAEMKKISPGG
- a CDS encoding outer membrane protein, producing MQLRLTSILASLMLVAGLGAASAADMAVKALPPPPVVDSWTGFYLGLNAGGIWGSNHLTATPADPGTTAFWGPCFGAGACPRDHGRNTGTSGEVGGQLGYNWQVRSFVVGVETDIQWTDVKSAPSVALTNLGTGFVAYNGAASAKLEWFGTTRGRLGFLAMPNLLLYGTGGVAYGSVASSWTASFVPPASQFVAGFDRSNRVGWVAGAGAEWKLNRNWIVGVEYLHMELQSRSFGATGFGSPGCTASDCNFTVNANDFKTDTVRARLSYEFAGGPVLAKY